From a region of the Candidatus Zixiibacteriota bacterium genome:
- a CDS encoding alpha/beta hydrolase — protein MIAGQAYSQPMQGESAGNMKEASEAEHYTFHLSDKVTRQKVTFTNRYGITLTGDLYLPKNRGSEPLAALAISGPFGAVKEQSSGLYAQTMAERGFVTLAFDPSYTGESGGEPRNVASPDINTEDFSAAVDFLGMQSFVDRERIGIIGICGWGGMALNAAAIDKRIKAVATSTMYDMTRVMSKGYNDSMTPEQRTKILEQLAQQRWKDAENGTPAYQPSYNELKGGEAQFLVDYHDYYMTPRGYHKRSVNSGNAWTQTTPLSFMNMPLLTYIKEISPRPILLIHGEKAHSRYFSETAYAAAAEPKELLIVPGANHVDLYDQMDKIPFDKITSFFNTYLK, from the coding sequence ATGATTGCCGGACAAGCATATTCGCAACCAATGCAAGGGGAAAGCGCAGGTAATATGAAAGAGGCAAGCGAGGCTGAGCACTACACCTTTCATCTGAGTGATAAGGTGACTCGCCAAAAAGTAACATTCACAAATCGTTACGGAATTACACTGACCGGAGACCTATATCTTCCGAAGAATCGGGGAAGTGAGCCATTGGCAGCGCTTGCGATTAGCGGTCCGTTCGGTGCAGTCAAGGAACAATCGTCGGGTCTCTATGCGCAAACGATGGCGGAGCGCGGATTTGTCACGCTGGCGTTTGATCCATCCTATACGGGTGAAAGTGGTGGCGAACCCCGCAACGTCGCCTCGCCGGACATCAATACCGAAGATTTTAGTGCCGCGGTAGATTTCCTTGGCATGCAGTCTTTCGTTGACCGTGAACGTATCGGCATCATCGGAATATGCGGCTGGGGTGGCATGGCATTGAACGCCGCCGCCATCGATAAGCGGATCAAAGCCGTAGCCACCAGTACGATGTACGATATGACGCGCGTCATGTCCAAAGGCTACAACGACAGCATGACCCCGGAACAACGTACAAAAATTCTGGAACAATTGGCCCAACAGCGTTGGAAGGATGCTGAAAATGGAACGCCCGCTTACCAGCCATCTTACAACGAGCTGAAAGGCGGCGAAGCGCAATTCCTCGTGGACTATCACGACTATTACATGACACCGCGCGGGTATCACAAACGTTCAGTTAACTCCGGTAACGCGTGGACACAGACCACACCGCTGTCATTTATGAACATGCCGCTGTTGACCTACATCAAGGAAATATCGCCGCGTCCGATCCTGCTGATCCACGGTGAAAAAGCCCACTCGCGTTATTTCAGCGAAACAGCCTATGCAGCGGCGGCAGAGCCGAAGGAACTTCTGATTGTCCCTGGTGCCAACCACGTCGATCTGTATGACCAGATGGATAAGATTCCTTTCGATAAGATCACATCCTTCTTTAACACATACCTGAAATGA